Proteins found in one Lepeophtheirus salmonis chromosome 9, UVic_Lsal_1.4, whole genome shotgun sequence genomic segment:
- the LOC121124711 gene encoding TBC1 domain family member 19: protein MDDKDYSDAIAERLSAEIRSQESLHKGLYRDLLKIAASPSVHEEDFHTTFLKALSRSGIETRLQNAVFHLLRTKGPEEWVRPADRNKKKEPLSYIVKIQTCWEKRILKSLNAMANELGLCLAKIRSQEEQDEISNKWSELSTLDLNLSLIRPVYAPKDFLEVLAQITSPNAVDLPGKTDNGANHSHTWGMIKVSFATLSLKELREKFIEISKIEPHLGVNPLLASTSEPNTTMESERYSLGTKVLKCNHAPLSQEFLKSGSPHSLRGKIWSQVLGSEVGEKGIEYYESLKASVIRNDILVDKLIIKDIQLTASNDDNYFVFEDTILQVLLCFSRDTEVLTKFQYRSTTPAKATLRSIGMSKNMNGNPHGNTVIYPPNGVIPFHGFAMYVAPFSYIYDNPVQLYYTFRAFYLQFACKLHEISSDSQGILSLCSTFETLLQSQEPDLWTHFVNLDVTQPLRCVFRWIIRGFSGHLPPEQLLYLWDVVLAYDSMEIFPLLAAVILSYRKDNLMMVSTLQGIEAVLADLSSLPIIPLLQLALEKR, encoded by the exons ATGGATGATAAAGACTATAGCGATGCAATTGCTGAACGACTCTCCGCAGAAATTAGATCCCAAGAGTCTCTTCATAAAGGACTCTATAGAGATCTCCTCAAAATAGCAGCAAGTCCATCCGTGCATGAAGAGGATTTTCATACTACGTTTTTGAAAGCATTGAGTCGCTCAGGGATCGAGACCCGTCTACAAAATGCCGTTTTTCACTTGTTAAGAACCAAAGGCCCCGAGGAGTGGGTACGTCCTGCAGATCgtaacaaaaagaaagaaccTTTGTCTTACATTGTTAAAATACAG acATGCTGGGAAAAAAGGattctaaaaagtttaaatgcGATGGCCAACGAACTAGGACTTTGTTTAGCCAAAATTCGAAGTCAGGAAGAGCAGGATGAAATATCAAACAAGTGGTCTGAACTAAGTACTCTGGATTTAAATTTAAGTCTAATTCGGCCAGTATATGCTCCAAAAGATTTCCTTGAGGTCCTTGCACAAATAACCAGTCCTAATGCTGTTGATCTTCCTGGAAAAACAGACAATGGAGCAAATCACAGCCATACATGGGGAATGATCAAAGTTTCCTTTGCAACTCTTAGCCTTAa agagctTAGAGAGAAATTCATCGAAATATCAAAGATAGAACCTCACTTAGGAGTGAATCCATTATTAGCCTCAACATCAGAACCAAACACAACCATGGAATCAGAAAGATATTCCCTTGGAACGAAAGTACTCAAGTGCAATCATGCTCCTTTATCacaagaatttttaaaaagtggaAGTCCACATAGCTTAAGAGGAAAAATTTGGTCTCAAGTTCTTGGATCAGAAGTAGGAGAGAAGGGAATTGAGTATTACGAGTCCTTGAAGGCTTCAGTAATTAGAAATGATATATTAGttgataaattgattataaaggATATACAGTTAACTGCGTCaaatgatgataattattttgtattcgaGGACACAATACTACAG GTCCTCCTTTGTTTTAGCCGAGATACAGAAGTACTTACAAAATTCCAGTATAGGTCTACTACACCTGCCAAGGCAACACTGAGAAGCATTGGAATGAGTAAGAATATGAATGGAAATCCTCATGGAAACACAGTTATTTATCCACCAAATGGAGTGATTCCATTTCATGGATTTGCAATGTACGTAGCTCCGTTTAGTTACATATACGACAATCCGGTTCAGCTTTATTACACCTTCAGAGCATTTTATCTGCAGTTTGCTTGCAAACTTCACGAAATTTCTTCTGATAGTCAAGGGATTTTAAGTCTCTGTTCCACGTTTGAGACccta CTACAAAGTCAGGAACCAGATCTATGGACACATTTTGTCAATTTGGATGTAACTCAGCCCCTAAGGTGTGTTTTTCGATGGATCATTCGTGGTTTCTCGGGGCATTTACCACCGGagcaattactttatttatggGATGTTGTTCTAGCATACGACTCTATGGAGATTTTCCCACTTTTAGCTGCTGTTATCCTTTCTTATAGAAAGGATAATCTAATGATGGTATCTACTCTTCAAGGTATTGAAGCAGTATTGGCTGACCTCTCGTCCCTTCCTATTATACCACTACTTCAATTGGCACTCGAAAAAAGATAA
- the LOC121124619 gene encoding uncharacterized protein isoform X2, whose translation MFEIVQINHYISPSPLKVNTMIKHAKVLFMLFYSLIGLSLGSNIDYENLYENLSTEELKNLIKEIDYMEDEVNPDDYYDEWTLPKINTRSDEDKDYATKAEALSLKNPSIRGNNQGNKAVLPAYCDPPNPCPIGYTSNDGCIDDFENSSDYSRNFQSTQNCLCDSEHMFNCPDEKIPEDKSFLASLPDITDDASIRNPFFAGQRLPIAAKKGFAF comes from the exons ATGTTTGAAATCgtacaaataaatcattatataagtCCTTCTCCACTGAAAG TAAATACAATGATCAAACATGCCAAGGTACTATTCAtgctattttattcattgattgGACTTAGTTTGGGGTCAAATATTGACTATGAAAATTTGTATGAG aaCTTATCTACTGAGGAACTAAAGAATCTCATTAAGGAAATTGATTATATGGAAGATGA ggTTAATCCTGATGACTACTATGATGAATGGAcattaccaaaaataaacactCGCTCTGATGAGGATAAAGACTATGCTACAAAAGCTGAAG CCTTGAGTCTAAAGAACCCATCCATTCGTGGAAATAACCAAGGCAACAAGGCTGTTCTTCCAGCCTACTGCGACCCACCTAATCCTTGCCCCATCGGATATACTTCAAATGACGGATGCATAGATGACTTTGAGAATTCTTCTGATTATAGCCGCAATTTCCAGTCCACTCAAAACTGTCTCTGTGATTCTGAACATATGTTCAATTGCCCTGATGAGAAGATACCCgaagataaatcatttttggcTAGTCTTCCAGACATCACAGATGATGCTTCTATTCGAAATCCATTCTTCGCTGGACAAAGGCTTCCTATTGCCGCAAAGAAAGGATTTGCCTTTTGA
- the LOC121124619 gene encoding uncharacterized protein isoform X1, with protein sequence MFEIVQINHYISPSPLKVNTMIKHAKVLFMLFYSLIGLSLGSNIDYENLYENLSTEELKNLIKEIDYMEDELRVNPDDYYDEWTLPKINTRSDEDKDYATKAEALSLKNPSIRGNNQGNKAVLPAYCDPPNPCPIGYTSNDGCIDDFENSSDYSRNFQSTQNCLCDSEHMFNCPDEKIPEDKSFLASLPDITDDASIRNPFFAGQRLPIAAKKGFAF encoded by the exons ATGTTTGAAATCgtacaaataaatcattatataagtCCTTCTCCACTGAAAG TAAATACAATGATCAAACATGCCAAGGTACTATTCAtgctattttattcattgattgGACTTAGTTTGGGGTCAAATATTGACTATGAAAATTTGTATGAG aaCTTATCTACTGAGGAACTAAAGAATCTCATTAAGGAAATTGATTATATGGAAGATGAGTTGCG ggTTAATCCTGATGACTACTATGATGAATGGAcattaccaaaaataaacactCGCTCTGATGAGGATAAAGACTATGCTACAAAAGCTGAAG CCTTGAGTCTAAAGAACCCATCCATTCGTGGAAATAACCAAGGCAACAAGGCTGTTCTTCCAGCCTACTGCGACCCACCTAATCCTTGCCCCATCGGATATACTTCAAATGACGGATGCATAGATGACTTTGAGAATTCTTCTGATTATAGCCGCAATTTCCAGTCCACTCAAAACTGTCTCTGTGATTCTGAACATATGTTCAATTGCCCTGATGAGAAGATACCCgaagataaatcatttttggcTAGTCTTCCAGACATCACAGATGATGCTTCTATTCGAAATCCATTCTTCGCTGGACAAAGGCTTCCTATTGCCGCAAAGAAAGGATTTGCCTTTTGA